The genomic region CCAAGTTGAACTGGACCAGCTCTTTGTGAAGGTTGGCGATGTAGTCTTCGTCGCGGTAAATCGTTTCGATGTAGAGCTTGCACTCGTCGTCCTGGCGAGAATCGAATGACAGGAAGTCCCACCACTTACGTCCCGTCACGAACATGCAGCCCTGGACTTGCGGCATGTGTTCCTCGGGCATGCCTTCAAGCCAGGTCCTGACGTGAATCGCCTCGCTGAAGGGGTTCTTCGATTCGATTCCGCCATCAATGTCTATCAGTCCGTCAGGGGAGCACCCAAGCCAGTCGTACTTTGGGTGAACGATGAATCCTGACTTGGTCACCACGTTGCCGGTCAGCATCTCGTATGCGTCGTGGGATGGCTTCTCTTGCTCATGCCCCCACGCAAGCGACTTGCTGCTGACGCTGTGCTTGGCGCGCCTTGCTAAGCGCTCAAAGCACAGCTCGTGCATATAGGTGGTGCGGGCGCCTTGCGGAACTCGTTTGCCGTTTTTGTCCGGCTTCCCCCAGGCCATCACATCTTTGAAGCGGCTGGCTGTCACGCGGCCAGATCGGTCCGCATGCCACTTCTCTGTGCCCTGAAGTTCCGTTCTCACTATGCCGCCTCCTCTGCCTGGGACTGGTCGCCGTTATGGCCGGTCATATCTGTAAAGTCGGCATCGACAGTCGCCGCCATGGCTTTGAGGGCTTCGTGGCACTCCAGGCCGATTGCTGCGCGCTGCTTCGGCTTGAGACCTGCCCAGGCTGCCGCATAGGCCTCGATGTCTTGCTGCTTCGCGACGACCAGAAGGTCTGCAAATACACCGTCGATTTCTGGTGAAGGGGATTTGGGGCCGAACGAAACGCCAGCAGCGGCAGCAGTGTTTGCAGCATGCTTAGCGGGAGTAATGTCGATCTCGCCACCGTACGAGTCTTCGAATTCATCAGGGGTATAGACGCCAAGGATGACGTCAGGGCAGAAGAGGCGGGCCCACTTTTTAGTGACCAGGTACGCGATTTGCTGCTTTGGGTCTTCCGCCCAAAGCGTAGAGTTGCGAGTACGGACCTGAGTCAGCAAAAGCTCAAGGGTGCGTGGTTCGTCTTCACCCCGGAAGGTCGCCCAAACCTTAACGCCGATACCTTTTTCGTCGTCAAAGCTCCAGGCCGGAACGCGGTATTTTTTAAACTCTCCGGTGTCCTCGTCCTTTTTGGTCTTGCTGGTGACTTCACGCATTTTCCCGATGACGTTTTCCCAGGGGCCAAACCATTCGAAGTTAAGGCGACTCTTGACTGGCGCCTTGGCGATGATTACTGCGTTAACGAGCTGCGCCTCATAGCTCAACGCGCCACCGTTGACGATGAAGGTCTTCTGCGCAACGGCGAAGGGATTCATCTGCCACTGCATCGCTTGAAGCACCACCGCCATGCAGTCGGCCTGGTTACCCTTGAGATGTTTCGGGACGGTGGTCACTCCCTTCGACATCATCATTGCGAGGTCACTCATCGACCGCATGGTGCCCGGGTCGAGGATGAGTGCTGCCGCGTTGTGCGATGGGTCGTGGTAGGTGGCGAGGCCGGTTTGTGCTTGAGTGTCTGTGTCGGTCATAGCGCTCTCCGTAGCCAGCATGGGTTGTGCTGGCCGTCAGATGGAAAGGGTGGTTAGAAGCGGATGGCACGAAGCCAGGCGAGAGCAGTTTCGAGGTCTACGTCAAAGCCCAGTGCTACAACCTCGACAATGTCGTCAACTGCCGGTGCGGACGTAGTCAAATCGTCCTGTTCAGCTCTGGTCGCCTGTGAGATGACTGGTGCGACCTCGGCCTTCGCTTCGATCGACGCAGGAGCCGTAGCAATGACCGGAGCCGGCGCGGCAGCTTGTGCGCGCAGGCGGGCCAGTTCTTCCTGATCACGTTGGTTCTGCTCGTCCTTCAAACGCTGGGCATCTTGATCGCGCTGCAGTTGCTCGCGCTGCCGGTTGAGTTCTGCCTGCTGGTCTGCAATGCGCTGGCGATCTTCTGCTGCGATCCGTTGGCGTTCCTTTTCTGCGTTTTCATCGGCAATCCTTTGCTTCTCGCGCAACTCGTCGAGCTCTTTCTGCTGGGCTGCCAGCTTGGCGGCAGCCTCTTCACGCTCGACAGCAGCCCTGTGCAGCGTTTCAAGCTGCTCAATAGCGTTGTCCCGGGCGATGGTGCCTTCCGCTTCGAACTCGGCATATTCCTCTGGCAGGATTACCGACTCTTTGACGTTCTGCAGGACGCTCGCAACATCAGCGGCGCTGCGGCTTGCATATGCGGCAGCGACAGAACTGAAACGGGTAATTTTTGCCCGGATGGCTTCGATTCGCTCTTGCTCCAGGCGCTCTTTCTCGGCCTTAGCGTCGGCGACGCGCTTCTCCTCCGCCTTGATCGCTTCATCAATTGGCTCTTCAAGTACGAGGACGCGAGCCCTAAGCGTTTCGCCAAACTCTTTGACTTGATTGACACGGGCCTGCGCCTCTTTGACCTTCTGCTGATATGGCACCAGCGCCGTCTTGGTGGTGTTCGCCAGGGCATAGCGCACGTCGCGGATATCGACGCGAACCTCCTTCGCATTTGCCAAGCCTTCGCTCGTCGAGCAGTCAACGACCAGCTTCGCGTAGGTTGTTTCCAGGCGAACGATTTGTTCTTCGTGAGGCCGATATTCAGCGATGTCGGTGACCGCGACCGCAGGGGATACAGCTTTTTGCGCATCTTCGGCTTCGCTCATTTCGCGCGATTCTTGTGCAGGTGCTTTTTTAGGATTTGTGGACATGACGATCCCTCGCCGCGCCTGGCGCAGCATTGAAAGTGTTGTGGTGGGTTGGCGCCGTTAAGCGGCGGAAACGGTAGAGGTGTTGTAGTTGGCGTAAATCTTGTCGATGCGGGCGCGGAAGTAACGATGTTCGTTCTCGTCTATAACCCGAAGCATGAAAGCAAGGGTTACGCACGATGTGGCCGCCGCGCTGGCGTTTGGCTTGCCCAAGTCAAGAATTAGGTTTTCGATTTCGCCTTCGATCCAGCGAACGGCTGTCTGGTGGTTTCGCTGTTTAAGATCCATGCTTCACCTCGATGGGCGGACAGACCAGCTCCATCTGAGCCATGGCCAGACCGATGCGTAGTTTTAGGCTGGCCCGCTCCTTGAGTCGTCGCGCCTCGCGCTTGGCCAGATCATCAGCCGTGTACTCGTGAAACAGATCGACGTGCTGTTTCCTTCCGAAGTCGGGCAAGTCCCAGCGCCTGTCGGATTCCCTTGCCTGGGCGCTATCCGCGTAGCTGGTTGGCATTGCGAGTCTCCAGGCGCCGAGCGAGGGCGCAGGCTTCGTTGTGTTGACGGCGGAAGCCCATAACCTTGCCTGTCTGGCTATCTACCACATGGTAGAAGTCACGGCCCGCAGGCTTCACCGTCATTCTGAAGGTGACCACTGGCATTGGCCGATCAATCAGCCGGTAGAAATCGGCAGTGGCGAGAAGGGAGCGCTGATGCAGACCGTCGACAATGTCGCGGCGCATTTGGATGTCAGGGTGCATGGTCGCCTCCAGGCGTGATTACTCGATGGGTCGCATGAGGTGCGGTTGCCAATGGGTTACCCGATGCTCGAAGCGTGATCCGTCCGGATAGCGCCAATCGATGCCGTTCCAATAGAGGAAGCTCGATCCATTGGCGAACCGTTGCGCCTTTTTCGCTGGGGTGTAGGCAATGGCGTGGTGCTTTCCGCCACCCTTCGGCAGATCGGGCAGCCTGTCGCTGCACTTGATCCAATCGCTCATGGCGACCTCCAGTGTTTGGGGTTAGGCGGTAGCCTTGGCGATGATGCATTCGGCGTCGGCCAGGGCCGCGTGGTAATTGCCCAGGTGCGCGGCGCCGAGCCTTGCCAGCCCGACTAGATTTGTCAGGCTCTCCAGCAGGTCGCGAGAGGCCGCCATTGCCTTCGCGGTGGAAAGCGCTTCGGCGTGGGTGATCTCGCAATCGGCAATCACCGGGTGCGCGTCTCGCTGAGCCACGATCGCGACACTCTGATAAGCCGGGCAACGATCTGTATCAATGATCCGGAAGCCGCCTGTCACCGCGACCTCATCCACTTGAAGCACCATGTCGTTTCCTCCGTTGGTTCACCTGTATTCGTCAACACTCATTCCTCCCGCTGGTTGCCGATGGGCGCGGGGGAGGAGTGCTGACGTAATAGAGGTGGGGAAGGGGGGATGCCGGTCTTTCCCGGCTGTCATGGCGCTGGTTGTTCAGTCGTACAGGCCATAACTGAAATCGTGCTCGTCGCAATCGATCACCAGCTTGGCACCACCGAAGTAGAGGGCCGCAGTGAGCTTTTCCCACTTCTTGTAAATCATGAAGTTGCGGCCAATGGGTGCGCCGTCCAGCTTCGCGCTGTAGACCTCACCGAAGTCGTAGCCCCGGTCGTTCTGGCCCTTGACGCTGATGCTGATCCGATTTGCCAGCTCCCATTCGGTGCGCTTGGTACCAGAGGAGTATCGAGATGACGAACTGCGCTCTTCCGGCTGTGGGTCAAAGCAGATGTGCATGTGCTTGCTGCTGCCGATGTAGTCGTTTTCAGCCTCACGAATGGTGATGTGCGGGCTCTCCCATTGCTCGTCGGTTGCACGCTCTTTGTTTTCTTCGATGAAGGCATTCAACAAATCGCTCAGGTTTACGAATTCCGGCACGATGTCGTCTTTCAGCGCATCGTCGATCGCTGCTTGCGAACGACGGAGCATTTCGCCTGTAACGCCTGAAGACTCCCACTGTGTTTTCAATGCGGTAGCGATCAGGTCGTTGTAGCGAGTCAGCTCAAACAGATCGCTCACGTTGGATGGCAGCGCATCTTTAATGGCCTGGCTGACCAGCTTGCCCATGTCGCTGTAGCTGCGGAAATTGTCTTTGATGATGTCGGTGAACATGCTTTCCACATGTTTATCGATGATTTCGGCTGGCTTGGCGCTGTCTGTGAATCGGGTTACGCCATCCATCAGCATGGATTGAAGTGTTTGCTCGTTCATTTGGTGCTCCGTGCTTGATCGGTTGTTTTCCCAATGCACCCGACCGAACTGCAGTTGGGTGCATCAGTGAAAACTTCCGCGGTAACCCGCTACTGGCGTCGGTCACCGGCTTGAATCAAATGTTCTTCCAGCCGCGGGCCTTTCGGCTTGTTCTCCCGCTGGATAACTGTTCTTGGCGCTTTACGCTGCACGCCCGGGTCAGTTGCCAACCCTCTGAACCGTTTAGGCCGGTTCATCGCTGCCTTTGAATCTGGGCCGGTGGTGATCCGGCAAGGGGTGAAACCAAAGAGCGGTAGGCTGTGAGGCCCTGTCGAGCCCTGTTGGGTGACTCGATGGAGCAAAGATAAGCTAATGCCTAATCACCTGTAAATAGGTAATGCCTAATTATTTAAAGAAATTTCTCCTGCTGGTTATTCCCCTTTTTGGTGGTGACATTCAGATCGGGGCTGATATAAGCTTTGCCTAACCTGTATGGATATACAGCATTTAACCGGGAGGGGATTTCATGGCGAAGAAGCAGGCGGTATCGGCAGCACGGCAGGAAATGAGCGGCATGGCGCGTCTGGGGCTGCGCGTCTCATCGATGATCAACCACCCCATCGCCCAAGAGCGGCGGGAGGTGACGATTCACCGCCTGGACACGGATGGAGATCGCGAGTGGGAAGAGGTGCTGAGCGTAATCGCCGAAACCGACGAGCTTGAGCTGACACTCAATGACGACGGCAGCGTGACGGTGAGGTGGGAGCAGCAGGAAGTCGAGGTAGCGGGGAGGGGAGAGGTCGAGTTTCAGCCAGAAGAAGAGGCGGCGCCTTTCTGATAGGCATGAAAAAGCCCGCTCGTTGCGGGCTCACTTAAGCATGGTTAGTCAGTCCGTAATCGGTGGGTACTTGCCGCTCACCGAGTCTCTGTAGACGATCTCGCTGAACAGCCTGGGGCCATCACGCATAGTGACCAGGGCTGCCTTGGCCTCTTCCTTGGTTTCATATGGGCCGGCACCTACGGCCAGGCCGATCATAGAAACTACTGGAAGCCCGGTACTGGTAATTGCCTCAATGGTTCGCTGCTGTTCTTCTTCGTCACGGCAGGCAGTTGATGCAACCCATCCATTTTTAAGGCGCGGGGCGGCTAGTGGCTCAACATCGGCGCCGCAGTGCTTGCACTTGACCGCAGCAGTCTTGATGCTCTCGGCACACATAGGGCAGGGGCGAGTGTCTTTCTCTGCCTGGGTAGAAGCGGGGGAGCCCTTACCGCCCAGCAGAACCATGAGCAAGCCCGCGAGCGCGATCATGCCACCAACGATCGTATGGATCTGTCGGTCGGCCATCAGGCCCATGTTGTTTACTCGGCCGCCAGCGCCGGTCGGCACGGAGACATCCATGCCCAGTGCGAAGATCAGCCAGCAGACGCCAACAATCAGCGCGAACATCCCAAATCCTTTCATTGGATCCCTCCCGTAATTGAGCCAGCACTCTACCATTCGTGGCGTACAGCCACCATCGGCCCTGCGGACGATCAATTGCTGCTAACGACGCGAATCGGTCGCACGTCCAAACTAATGCGCTCGTGCCCCAGTTATCACGTAGAGGACGTCAACGCCGGCTTTTGCGACATTGGCCAGGTAGTTTGCGTTCGGCACTCGAGCGCCTCTCTCATAGTTGCCCTGGGCATTGACCAATACGCCTCCGGCGGTCGCAAGTGCTTGCTGTGTGAGGCCCAGGCGAACCCTTTCTTCCTTGAGCCGATCAGTGATCTGTTTCATTGGGTATACCTCACAATTGGGCAGACACCTTATCACTTAATTCGCAGGCACCTTTTGAGGGGGCGAATACCAGGTCTTGCGCTGCGCTATATCCAGGAACAAAAAGCCCGTTCAGTGGCGGATAAACCGGAGTTACGAAATCTTGTGATAACCCAAATTACTGAACACTCATACGCGCTCCGAACTCAATAAACTGTGTCTTATTTGGTGGTGAGCATGAGCAACGACAGGAAGGAAAATGCGCTAGCCCTTTGGCGCTCCATGATGGAAGAAACCGAACTGTATATCGACTATGAGGAGCTTTACGAAATTCTCATCGAAATGGCAAACGGCTTGATGCGTGAAGGAGTTGTCACTGAGGCTGAGTGGCTTGATCTCGTTCGACAGGCCTCCAAGATTCTGGCTTAGTCAGTCCACGGGTCCAGATCGGGGAATGCAATAACAAAAAGCCCGCCAGTAGGGGAGAGGCCATGGCGGGCTTGGCCCTTGGCCAGATGGATAGACGCCTCACTGGCGATAGACCAGATCGGGAAGGGCGGATACAAGAAGCCCGGCGCTGGGCCGGGCTCGTTTTGATTATTTCACGATGCTAAGGCGTGGCTTTTGCTTGAAATTATACAAATTACCAAAGTCTTCAGGCGCCAATCCAAGGATGCTCATTAGATCTTCAAGCGAATATCCCAGATCTTCCAGGTGAAGCTCCAGAATCTCTGAAGTCAGATGAGCTTTCTCATGCGGAAAGTCCAGTTCAGCGGGCTCCCTCATTCGATAGCCGAGGCTGCCGATTTGTCTCCACATATAATCGCTCTGAGACTTTGTAATTGCACCGATCGTGCCCGCCCTATAGAGCAAGGCGCTCATAGATACTTTCCATACAGGCTTAAGCGCGGCCAGCGACTGTATGCTGATGTTCTTCAACTGATAGAAAATATCTTTTTCTGGCATCAGTAATGCGGCTGCGAATTTGTTGGCCTCATCCTCCATCGTTGGACTGGGTTGTCGATGCATCACTAAATGACCGAGCTCATGAGCAAGTGAAAATCTCATTCTATCTGCGGATTGATTTTTGCTCAGAAAAATACAAGGCGGCATCCCACGAATGGCAAGGGTTACGCCGTCAATTTTTCCAGCAGGAAAATCGCAAACAAATATCAAAACGCCAGCGCGCTCCACGAAATCGGCGAGATTTTTGATAGGTCCGTCAGGGATCATCCACGATCTTCTGACCAAGAATGCGATCTCATCGGCATCGCCATTGTACTGGTCGATGTCTAGATAAGGGAGCTCATAATCCTTTGCGAGGTCGACGGATTTAAGAAGCTTTCGGTAGTGCATGATGCGCAGATTCATTTCGGCCTGGATGGCGTCAAGCGTCTTCTGCGGGACAGTAGCCTTCTTGCGATAAGCATGAACACTAACCGGCAGCCCATACACCCGATCCTGGTTAAAAAAATATTCCCTAGGAAAGGAAAGGCACTTGCAGAAGGCTTCAACCATTTCCTCGGCAGGCTCCATTAATCCATTTTCAATCTTTGATAGGTAGCCTTGAGTGATGCTCATGGATTTGGATAGAGCGCTCTGGCTGAAGCCGCGAAACTGCCTGGCCAGCTGAAGCATCTCAGGGTTAAATGTATTGCTCATCACGATGGTCGGGCCGGTTTGCTTTCAGTAGGTTTAACTGGCGCCAGCTCTTTCTTGACTGTTGCTCGGCGCCTTCTCGCGGGCTGGGCGCCCTGCGAATCCTTCGATGGCGCTGCGGGCAGTCCAGTTGGGATAGCTTCAACAGGCGCGACTGGTCGCTCATAAACTGGACGGGACCAAGCTACCGACTCGCCATCCCTGCGAACCATGCGGACTTGAAAGATCTCGGTTTCAAGCTTGTTGAGGATGTAAATAATTTCGGTCTTTACTGCCTCTGGAATCCCAAGAACCTGCTGTTCGGGGTCGTGAAAGGCAAGAGCCATAGGCGTAGGGTAGTTGCTGCTGAACCCCTTTTCGTCGCCTTTTTTGAAGCGAAATGCCAATTGCTGGCCAATCATGAAAATACAGGTGTTTCCCGCCCTGTTAACGTGGACGCCAGGGAGCGGATCAAGCGCCTCTTCCAAAGCTCCAATAGTGTAATCCCAAACAACGTTCGCCCGAGTTCTGTTATAGAACTGAGCTCGATTTGGCACCTCAAGCCATTGCTTCCAGCCTTTGAGTACGGCTTCTGCGATGACCTGTTCGTAGGGTTTGATGAGATTGCTGATTTCTGAGTCGGATAACTGGGCGGTCATACAGGAGCTCTCTCTAAGGCTTGAGAGAATCATAGAGCAGCTACAAAATATTAGTCAAATTATTCCAAAAAATATTCCTAAATGCGCCGACTTCCTATTTTAGCCTTGTTTTAACCCCTTCCTTGTACCTTGCCGCGTCACGCTTTCAATGCCTTCTGCACCTCATCCCC from Pseudomonas synxantha harbors:
- a CDS encoding lambda exonuclease family protein — protein: MRTELQGTEKWHADRSGRVTASRFKDVMAWGKPDKNGKRVPQGARTTYMHELCFERLARRAKHSVSSKSLAWGHEQEKPSHDAYEMLTGNVVTKSGFIVHPKYDWLGCSPDGLIDIDGGIESKNPFSEAIHVRTWLEGMPEEHMPQVQGCMFVTGRKWWDFLSFDSRQDDECKLYIETIYRDEDYIANLHKELVQFNLELNRMVDEVADRARAQAHRLGA
- a CDS encoding RecT family recombinase, whose protein sequence is MTDTDTQAQTGLATYHDPSHNAAALILDPGTMRSMSDLAMMMSKGVTTVPKHLKGNQADCMAVVLQAMQWQMNPFAVAQKTFIVNGGALSYEAQLVNAVIIAKAPVKSRLNFEWFGPWENVIGKMREVTSKTKKDEDTGEFKKYRVPAWSFDDEKGIGVKVWATFRGEDEPRTLELLLTQVRTRNSTLWAEDPKQQIAYLVTKKWARLFCPDVILGVYTPDEFEDSYGGEIDITPAKHAANTAAAAGVSFGPKSPSPEIDGVFADLLVVAKQQDIEAYAAAWAGLKPKQRAAIGLECHEALKAMAATVDADFTDMTGHNGDQSQAEEAA
- a CDS encoding DUF551 domain-containing protein translates to MSDWIKCSDRLPDLPKGGGKHHAIAYTPAKKAQRFANGSSFLYWNGIDWRYPDGSRFEHRVTHWQPHLMRPIE
- a CDS encoding DUF1654 domain-containing protein gives rise to the protein MAKKQAVSAARQEMSGMARLGLRVSSMINHPIAQERREVTIHRLDTDGDREWEEVLSVIAETDELELTLNDDGSVTVRWEQQEVEVAGRGEVEFQPEEEAAPF
- a CDS encoding helix-turn-helix domain-containing protein; translated protein: MKQITDRLKEERVRLGLTQQALATAGGVLVNAQGNYERGARVPNANYLANVAKAGVDVLYVITGARAH
- a CDS encoding helix-turn-helix domain-containing protein, encoding MSNTFNPEMLQLARQFRGFSQSALSKSMSITQGYLSKIENGLMEPAEEMVEAFCKCLSFPREYFFNQDRVYGLPVSVHAYRKKATVPQKTLDAIQAEMNLRIMHYRKLLKSVDLAKDYELPYLDIDQYNGDADEIAFLVRRSWMIPDGPIKNLADFVERAGVLIFVCDFPAGKIDGVTLAIRGMPPCIFLSKNQSADRMRFSLAHELGHLVMHRQPSPTMEDEANKFAAALLMPEKDIFYQLKNISIQSLAALKPVWKVSMSALLYRAGTIGAITKSQSDYMWRQIGSLGYRMREPAELDFPHEKAHLTSEILELHLEDLGYSLEDLMSILGLAPEDFGNLYNFKQKPRLSIVK